A genomic window from Salvelinus namaycush isolate Seneca chromosome 21, SaNama_1.0, whole genome shotgun sequence includes:
- the klhdc4 gene encoding kelch domain-containing protein 4, whose amino-acid sequence MGKKGKKEQKKVKGAEKTAAKMDKKISKRSKREEEDLAALIAEFQSLDAKKTTVVETACPPPSSRLNASLSAHPDKDELILFGGEFFNGKKTYLYNDLFFYNIKKNTWVKSDIPNPPPRRCAHQAVVVPQAGGQLWLFGGEFASPDGEQFYHYKDLWVLHLSTNTWEQIKVPGAPSGRSGHRMVLSKRQLLVFGGFHESARDFIYYNDVHAFSLDSFTWSRLSPSGNGPSPRSACQMTSTPDCSGVIIYGGYSKVKAKKDVEKGTIHSDMFLLKRDGKEEQEKWLWSRVSPSGSKPPARSGFSLAVGPTGRALLFGGVCDEEEDETLEGDFYNDLYLYDINKHRWFPAQLKGCKSEKKKRRRGKKGGETGEGSGQGQEEEGAAAQGPVEVIKEIVTEDGTVMTIKEIIPGTQAEEESEEEEEEEGEEGASAILVEPCARSSAMATVKYGKLYLYGGMFEVGDRQFTLNDLYCLDLHKMDQWEVLVEMDPKTQEWLDDWSDSEDDEEGEEEEAKGGDDEEKAKGGDDEEEESEEESDEQDEEDHPPVQPGEALEDFQSRTEQYWVGQARANMGPEVKDTKVQKVGIAMAKVFYEDQQ is encoded by the exons ATGGGCAAAAAGGGTAAAAAAGAGCAAAAGAAAGTGAAAGGAGCAGAGAAGACAGCAGCCAAAATGGATAAAAAGATTTCAAAGCGGTCTAAACGAGAAGAG GAGGACCTGGCTGCGCTGATAGCTGAGTTTCAGTCCTTGGATGCAAAGAAGACAACAGTTGTGGAGACCGCCTGCCCGCCCCCCTCATCCAG GTTGAACGCCTCTCTGTCAGCACACCCCGACAAGGATGAGCTGATCTTGTTTGGAGGCGAGTTCTTCAATGGCAAAAAG ACGTACCTCTACAATGACCTGTTCTTCTATAACATAAAGAAGAACACCTGGGTGAAGTCAGACATCCCCAACCCTCCTCCACGACGCTGTGCTCACCAG gCGGTGGTAGTTCCCCAGGCAggggggcagctgtggttgtttgGCGGGGAGTTTGCGTCTCCTGACGGGGAGCAGTTCTACCACTATAAAGACCTCTGGGTTCTTCACCTCTCCACAAACACCTGGGAGCAGATCAA GGTTCCAGGTGCACCCTCTGGTAGGAGTGGACATCGTATGGTCCTGAGTAAGAGGCAGTTGCTGGTGTTCGGAGGCTTCCACGAAAGTGCTAG GGATTTTATCTACTACAACGATGTACACGCCTTCAGTCTGGACTCCTTCACCTGGAGTCGCCTCTCCCCCTCCGGCAACGGCCCCTCCCCTCGCTCAGCCTGCCAGATGACTTCTACCCCCGATTGCTCGGGGGTCATCATCTACGGAGGATACTccaaagtg AAAGCTAAGAAAGATGTGGAAAAGGGAACCATCCACTCTGACATGTTTCTTCTCAAGAGAGATGGCAAAGAAGAACAAG AGAAGTGGTTGTGGTCTCGGGTGAGTCCCTCAGGCTCCAAGCCACCCGCCCGGTCGGGCTTCTCCCTGGCTGTGGGGCCCACGGGCCGGGCGCTGCTCTTCGGAGGGGTGTGTGACGAGGAGGAAGATGAGACTCTGGAGGGGGACTTCTACAACGACCTTTACCTGTATGACATCAACAAGCACCGCTGGTTCCCTGCTCAGCTCAAG GGCTGTAAGTCGGAGAAGAAGAAGCGTCGACgggggaagaagggaggggagacaggggagggttCAGGGCAGGGTCAGGAGGAGGAAGGAGCAGCAGCACAGGGACCTGTGGAGGTCATCAAGGAGATTGTCACTGAAGACGGAACGGTCATGACCATCAAGGAAATAATCCCCGGGACACAGGCGGAGGaagagagtgaggaagaggaggaggaggaaggcgaGGAAGGTGCCTCGGCCATCCTTGTCGAGCCTTGTGCTCGCTCCAGCGCCATGGCAACAGTGAAATATGGGAAGCTGTATTTGTATGGGGGCATGTTTGAGGTGGGCGACCGCCAGTTCACCCTCAACGACCTGTACTGTCTGGACCTCCACAAGATGGACCAGTGGGAGGTGCTGGTCGAGATGGACCCCA AGACCCAAGAGTGGCTGGACGACTGGTCTGACTCAGAGGACGATGaggagggggaagaagaggaggctaAAGGAGGTGATGACGAAGAGAAGGCTAAAGGAGGTGATGACGAAGAGGAGGAATCTGAAGAAGAAAGTGACGAACAAG ATGAGGAGGATCACCCCCCAGTGCAGCCAGGTGAGGCGCTGGAAGACTTCCAGAGTCGTACAGAGCAATACTGGGTAGGCCAGGCCCGGGCCAACATGGGCCCAGAGGTTAAGGACACAAAGGTGCAAAAAGTGGGCATAGCCATGGCCAAGGTGTTCTATGAAGACCAGCAGTGA